Part of the Zonotrichia albicollis isolate bZonAlb1 chromosome 2, bZonAlb1.hap1, whole genome shotgun sequence genome, AGCTGCTGCTATTTTTATCTTCTGCTAAAATGGTTTTGCATTTCCTTTACCTTTTGTCCCCTCTGGTTTCCAGCATTTCATGTCTGGTGTGTAAAGGCCTCTTACAAGCGTtgcttgttttctgttttcattttctgtaggCTGCCATCCAACAGCAGAAAATCCAAACCCCAGAAGCCTTGCAGAGATGGGGAAAATCATTGTTTATGAGCATGCCAACTTCCAGGGTATGTCCAAAGAATTCCACACCAACATTGCCAACCTAAAAGATGCAGATTGGAATGATTGTATCTCCTCAGTGAGAGTAATCGGCCATCCTTGGGTGGCTTATCAGCATGTAGACTATAAAGGACAGTTACTGGTACTTGAGGAGGGAGATCATGACTTCGTTGGCAAAAAGATGAATGACaggatcagctctctgcaggtgATCACTGAAAATCTGCACAATCCCCAGATCACTCTCTATGAGCACGCTGATTATCAAGGGAAGAGCAGAATAATAAGAGAAGCAACCAACCTGACCAGGGGACATGATGATAACACCACATCTTCACACAAGGTTCAGAAAGGTGTCTGGCTGCTGTGTGAACACGGTGATGGAAGTGGATTTCAATACATTGCACGAGAGCACGAGCACCTTCCAAATTACAAGGCAATCAAGTTCAACGACAAGCTTTCCTTCCTGCGCCCCCTGCGCCCTGGATGTGGCTGTTAGAATGCAAATCCTGCAGCGCTGAGAAAAGGTGCAGCCCGAGCAAGAAATTTGACACCCAGATATCTGCCTCTGCTTGTGTCACTTTTCCCCCAGTGTCACAGGACCACCGAAAGGGAGAGCTCTCCTTCCCCACAAACGGCCTCTGCCGATGTCTGTAATCCATTTTGTGTTGGTGTCAATAAAGAATCTTTTGCAATCAGCAGTGGGTTATTTTATGCAGTGTTTAGTGTACATAAACATTTCACTTTCATAGAGAGATGTCTCTGTGTATCCAGAGAATGTTTTGTGTAGTcactttcaaatatttttcatggATCTGTCCTGCAGAATTTTATCTCCTTACAGTTTCACTGTCCAGAAACATTGCAACCAGACTAAAGATCTTGGGAAGCATTTTAATTATTGCTGTGATTAAATAATTGCTAAGCCAACTTTCACCTGTACCCTGTATTTAACTACCCCATGTATCTTAAGGAATTGATCATAAAATCCTAGAATCCTACGAAGTCTGAGGTTGGGAGTATGAAGTCTGAGGTTGGGAGGTGCCTTAAAGATCATTCCaatcctcctgccatgggcaattacaccttccactacaccaGGTTGTTcaaagtcccatccagcctgaccttgaataCTTCCAGGAACAGGAAATCCACAACCTCTAAACAACCTGTTCCATAGCCTCATCATCTTCATAGTAAAGAACTTTTTCATAAGATCTAAGTCTCTGCTATTTTAATTCAAAACCATTCCCTTCTCATCTTATTACTACTTGCCCACTTATAaaactgttcctgctctttttTATAAAGCCCCCTTCAAGAGCTGGAAagctgcaatgaggtctccctggagctttcctttctctgggatGAACAACCCCAGATTTCTCAAcctgtcttcataggagaggtgctcccagcccatgACCATCTCCCACGTCTGTGCTCCCACGTCTGGGATTGCCCcaacccaggtgcagcaccttgcacttgggcttgttgaacttcatgaggtGAGTATGGAATCACTTCTCAAATTCGTCCATGTTCCTCTGGATGGGATCCCATCCTTTTGTTGTGTCAGCTGCACCCCTCAGCTTTGTGTCATCTGAAAACTTGCTGAGGGTGTCATTGACAAAGATCTTAAAAAGCACTGGTCCCAGAACAGAGCCCTgatggacaccaggtctgcttcTGGACATAGAGCCACTGACCACAACTCTCTGGCTGCGTGGATATTTTCCAAATAGTCCACCCTTCAAACCTGTGTACCTCAGTTTGGAGACAAGGATGCAACGTGGGACCATGTCAAAGTTCTTAAGGAAGTTGAGGTATGTGAGTGATATTGGTTGGGTTTCCCCTTGCTGATGGCTGCAATCCCTCCACCACAGATGGCCACCAGATTGGTCAGGCATGATCTGCCCTTAGTAAAGCCATGCTGGCTGTCTTGGATCACCTTCTTGTCTTGCATGTGCCTTAGAATTGCTTCTATGGGTATCTGCTCCATGATCTTCACAGTCATAGAGGCGAGGCTCACTGGTCTGTAGTTCCCCAGATCttcctttctcccctttttAAAAGGGGAGAGTGATATTTCCCTTCTTCTATTCATGAAGAATTTAACCTGAAGGCCATGACTCTTCAAATATGATGGAGGGTGGCTTGGCAACAACACCAGCCAGTTCCCTCAGGACCCTGGGATGCATGTCATCCAGTCCCATACTCTTGTGTCTATTCAGCTTCATCAGGTGGTCTCAAACCTGCTCTTCACCTACAGTGAGAGGGACTTCTCTCCCCCAGTCACTACCTGCAGCTTCAGCGACTCCAGAGATGTTGGAAACCTGACTTCCAGTGAAGACTGAGGCAAGGAACACACTGAGTACCTCAGCCTTCTTTACATCCATTGTGAGACagagtggaaattttccagggtagaaatccattttgatttaggtggAATGTACATCTTTAAGTATATAGCTTGTTGTGTTGTCTGACTGCAAAAACCTAGGCtcagagaaactgcttcagTGAAGGGCAGAGATAAGGGAGAGGGAGACAGAAGGtgatagagagagacagagagactgctgtgagagcaggtcaatctgacctaggaattctttctgataaaaaagAACTAGCAGCAAATGTCATGCGAAATTCGTAAAAATGAATATGAATcaacctattgtgaaattgtatACATACATATTTGAGAGGGAGATAAAAAGAGACCTGAAGTTCCCAGAGGTACACATGTCCTTTTAAGGGAATGATTCCCACATGCGTCCAgcactgtaataaacatactggctttacaactttcacaaaagttgtggagttttgtttatctccgcaaaacatttgcCACCAGTTCTTCCTTCTTGTTTATTAGTGGGGAGTGGGCATCACACTCCACTTGGCCTTGTTTTTCTGCCCAGTGTTCTTGCAGAAGCCCTGGTGTGTCAGTCCACAGAGGCAGGCTACTGGGACAACTACAGGCTTGTGGCTGGAACACAAAGAGTAAAGCTATTTCTATTTCCATGGGCTTATGAACACCCAGACTCTACAGGCCAGTTACTCTGGTGCTTGAGGAGGGAGAGCACAGCATTGTTGGTGAAAGATGAAGGACAGGATCAGCTCTGTGCAGCTGATTGCTGAAAAACTGCACAATCTGCACAAGAAGCCCTGAACACGCTGTGCTATCAACTGCTGGACTTTGTCCCACTTAGAAATAagcactgcaggctgtgctgaCGTGTCAGCCACTCGTGCTCCTCTGCTTGGCTCAGGTGGGCAGGTGCAATGGGGATGGCCTAGAATCCATGTGTTTTGGGGCACTTCTTTTACTGCTTTGCAGCCAGTTTCAGGTTTCCTTGCTCTGTTCACCAAAGTGGGATTTCCCAATTCAATTCCAAGAGCATCTGGCATTCTTCCTACTCTAGAAACATGTGTTTTATAGCGGCAACTCAACTGGAAAATGTCATCTTCTGCCCAAAGGAGTTTgtggaagaaattattttggaaGTGTTATTGAAGTGCCTTGGTCATGTCTGATATATCCCTTTCAGAATCTCAGCATGATAATGATGTTACACAGGCACTGTTAATAGGAGAGGGATTATTTTGGATGTCTTTTGTTATATTTCCTAGGAAATACACTTAATGACATTTCGTTTTTGAAAACCACTATTTCTTTGAGAGGAAAGAAGGTATTCTCTTATTTTCTTGGCATATGTAACTGAGAAGTTCCTTACAGCCAGGAGGTCCCTGAGACAGATTTCTCTGAGTTTTCCCTCTGTTTATTTTGGGCAAAGAAAATATTACATTGCCTCCCAAAGCTGCTGTTACTCTGATTTTAATCAGTGGACATTCCTGTCTGGCTCTGTCTCTCTTGGCCACCAGAGAGGGGATTTTCTTCACTTTGGGGGCTGTGAAGAGGTGGTCTAGTTGCCCTTGGGGTGCAGGTCAGAGCAGACCAGCTGGCAAGTTCTGTGCTGCTCAGTTAGCAGTACCCTTGGAATCACTTTCCATGGTCATCCTCACCCCTCACCCTCATGGCAGATTTTAGGAGGCCTCCCAGGAGGAGACATCAGCAACTGTGGCATTCCCTACTGTACTTCTCACATGAGGTTTATCCCTATAAAAGAACACTGTGAAATACTTTTGCACAGTAAAGACTAAAGCATGGTCACCTCTACCTGCCAATCCAGGAATACACTGTACGTGGAAGTCCCAAACCATGCTAAATTACATATgcgtgacagtgttcacaggggttcttggatgaggggagagacaagaatgttgactctatGTTCAGAAGGCctgatttattatattatgacatatatattacattataactatactaaaaagaatagaggGAAAGGTTTTTTCAGAagactagctaagaatagaaaagaatgaataacaaagatctgcggctcagacagagagtccaagctatCTGGTCTGTGcttggccattaattgtaaacaCTCAAGATGGCCCAGTCACAGACAAACctgatgcattccacagcagcagataaccattgtttacattttgtttctgaggcctcagcttctcagaagggaaaaaatcctaaagaaaaggattttcacaaaagatgtctgcgacacacatggtattaaaaaaacaacaactgcTTGCAAAATCAACAGTCAGCAAAAAACCTTCACAGATGGGATTATTAATCCACATTGCAAATGGACATTTGAAGAGAATGCAGTATAAGGAAGGCTTGTGGTTTTCCAAAAATAGATGTCTAAACATAAAAGCTTAGACACTATGGCTGTGACAGAGAGGTGATATATACACAGACTCAACTTTTCTTGGCTTGATCAGAAACATCCTCAGAACAGGTTCAGGCATGTTTGGGTAAACACGGAATATAAAATGTGGGCTTAAGGTCGTATCTTGTATGCTCAGTAAATGGTGATGTTACACATTAACCACTCCCGTTATTTCTCAGTGTTGCTGtgtttgtttctgtatttcaggGCTCTGGTGCAGCTCCTTTGGCCACCTTTGTGAATGAGCCACTGTGACTCTGCacctgcagggcagctccatTGCCCAGGCAGCCTCCATCAGAGGAGTGCAGGATACCAGCAGACAGGATGTTCTGCTGCACATGCCTTAACCCATGGGTTTTTGGCTAGATGATTTAACATTCCCTTGGGGAAACTCAAGCTCTTCCCCAAGTCCAAAACACTCAAATTTGCTGTTCGCAAGCTTGCAAGATTTTATTGTGGCTTTCTTCCCTACTCACTTCATCTGCTACTGGAAGTCCCACAGCACAGATTTACAGCATCTTTTAATGTATCCTACACTGAAAAGCCATTGTGGGAAGCAGGGCTGAAGcaacttatttttttccccatatgcACCTTCAAAGACATCTTCCCCTTACCCACCAACAGAGCTGCCCCACTTTCAATTCAGTTCCTGATGCTTCCTTTAAGTTTTTCTTGGATTCCTTGTCAGAGTATTCCTCCCCATTATGCTGCTGTGTTCTCCTGGCAGTACCTTATTGACTCTGTGTTAATCAGAGCAATCCTACAGAAAAGCTCAAATGAGATTCTCCATCCCTGTAAATCAAATCTCAAAAAATGCAAAGCCTGTTGCTGACAAAAGCAGTAATGAGAGACTTTCCTTCAGGGATCTGTAGAGGTCATCAGGAAAATAAATGCGACAGAGTGCAATGTGTGCAACTGGTTGTTTCTATGAGGaattcccttccctggaggTAACTTGGTTTTGTCATTTACATGGCCTCAAAGACGAGTCCACTGAACAGTCTCCCTATCAAATCTCTGTGCTTCCAATTTAGAAAGAAGGAAGTTGTGGGGACCATGTCAGAGGCCTTGCAGAAATCCGGCTAGATAACATCTGTAGCCCTTCCCTTTTCCACTGAAGTAGTCACTCCATCGTAAAAAGCCAGTAGGTTATTTGAACTGGACTTTGCAGAAGCTGTGCAAATCACAAATCACTTTCCAGTCTTTCATGCATGTGCCTACAAATCTAGAAAATGAGAAGCAGGAAGCAGTTTGAGTTACTTAATTGTTAACACATCTTCTTGCTGAATCACCCTAACTGAGCAAGTTAAGTAAGCAGGTGAATACTCTgataaaagagaagaaatcttCTTAGATCTCTTCTCCCTTGAGGAAGTACCATCTCTTGGAGCAGaaatgctgtgctgctggcacctAAATGCCTGTGCTGTCATTCACACAGTGAGTTCCTGAGAAACCTGATCAGGATCAATGGAAGCCATGAACAAATGGTGACCCCCAAGGGTCTGTTCTGCCCCCAGTGCTCTCCAATGCCTTCCTTGATGTCACAGCCATGGGGGCAGGTGCACCCTCAGccagtttgcagatgacaccaagctgagtggtgtGTTGCCATGCTGGAAGGAAGGGATTGTTAAGCAGGACCTCGAGAAGCCTGAGCAATGGTCCGATGTGCATCCCATAAATTTCAGCAAGGCTGAGTGCAAGGCCCTGCAACTGGATGTCAGAGCAATCACCAGGGGCAGCGTAGGCTGAGGGATGAATGGGCTGAGGGCAGTCCCGTGGAGAAGGAACTGAGGACACCGGTGGATGAAAGACTGGACGTGACCTGACATTTGCCTCCTAGAAAGCCAAATGTATCCTGGGCTGCAGAAAGTGTAGTTGGCAGGATGAGGGAGATGATCCTTCCCTTCTGATCTCCTGAGGTGAGAGTCTACCTGGAGCTCTGCATGCAACTCTGGGGTTTCCTGAACAAGAGAGACACAGACCTGTTACAGCAGATGTAGAGCTGGGCCATGACAATGGTGAGAGGGCTGGAGAACCTCCAACAAAGAAAGCCAGAGATACTTGGAGTTGTTCAGCCTAGAGAAGACAAGGCTTCTGGGAAACCTTATTGCAGCATTTTTTATGTTTTCCCTCTAAACTGAAATATCTGTCATGTTCtcactgctttccagctgctgctATGTTTCTATTCTGCTAAAAACTTTctacttttccttttctgcaacACACTTCCCATCATTTTCTGTCTGCAGTAGAAAGTCTTCTCACAAGCTCTGCTTGTTTTCTGTCTCCCTTTTGTGCAGGCTGCCATCCAGCTCCTATAGCAAGAAATCTGCACCCCAGAAGTCCTGCAGAGATGGGCAAAATCATCATTTATGAGCATGCCAACTTCAAGGGCCTGTCCAGAGAATTCACCACCGACATTTCCAATCTAAAAGATGCAGATTGGAATGATATTGTCTCCTCAGTGAAAGTAATTGGCCAGCCGTGGGTGGCTTATGAGCATGTTGATTACAAGGGTCGGTTTCTGGTGTTTGAGGAGGGAGAATATAGCTTTGTAGGTAAAGAGATGAATGACaggatcagctctctgcaggtgATCACTGAAAGTCTGTACAATCCCCAGATCACTCTCTATGAACACATTAATTATCAAGGGAAGAGCAGAATAATAAGAGAAGCAAACAACCTGGCTGCAGGATATGACAATGATATCATGTCTTCCCACAAAGTCCAGAGAGGTGTCTGGCTGCTGTGTGAGCACAGCGATGGAAGTGGAATTCAATACCTTGCCCTGGAGCATGAGCACTTTCCAAATTACAAGGCAATCAATTTCAACGACGAGCTTTCCTTCCTGCGTCCCCTGCgccctggctgtggctgttAAAATGCAAATCCTGCAACTCTGAGAAAAGATGCAGAAATTTGATACCCGGATCTCCGcctctgctggtgctgcctttTCCCCCAGTGTCCCAGGACCACCGAATGTCAgcgctctctgctctgctgcactgcagagctgcacttCTCCATCCTGCCTTGCATGCTGCTCCCACCCCACCAATGCAAGAATCATCAGGCTTGATCATATGAGAGTGTCCAAGCTAGAGGAGGCAATGCCACATGTGTGAAACCTGTTGTACCCTCAGCTGGCATTCCAGAGTCCTGGCCTATGGAATGTAGAAGCTttgcaggctgtgtgtgtggctAAGTGAAACAGAAAGTGTCAGTGCAGAGCCAACATCACTTCTTTTGTAATTTGCCTTGCAATGCCCTTGTGGTACTGTAGACTCTGCCATTGTCTGTAAACCATTTTCTGTTGCTGCCATTAAAGAATCCTTAGCAATCAGCAGTGGGTCTGTTTTGTGCATCTTTGGAATAGATAAATATTGCTCTTCCATGTTGAGATGTCTCTGTGTGTCCAGAGAACGGTCCCCACAGCCACTTCCAAAACTTTTTCCTCGTTGTGTCTCttgcagaatttttttccttctggtttAACTGCTCATTAACAGTGGGGACAGGCTTGACTCTAAATATCTTGGTGAGCATGTAGATCATTGCTGATCCTGGCCAAACACTCACCTTCAGATTTTACCTGGCTATCACACACTTGGTTGTATCTCAAGGCACTGATTGTAGCAATGATGCAGTCTTCTACTGCCCTAAATCTCATCATAAACATAATGTTTTCAGTAATTTGAATTCTATCATGCAAATGGTAAAACCTGCCTTGTTTTTCAAACCTGTAATAGCCTGATAAGGAATGAGAATTGACAAGGTAGATCAGGACCTGGTGAGTCCTGTGCAAGTTCAGCTGGATGAGCAGAgtctcagccctcctgcagcagtgcctgatgagagctgcagccctgagctgggcacCGTGGCAGCTGTcccatggcagctctgccctgcagggttCCTCTCCCTCTGTGCTTGCCTGCTATGTGTCCTGATTTCCTTGTCCTGGTCCCAGACAGGAGCTGCACTTGGCCTCTTTGAACCACATGAGATGTTTTATTGCATTAAATTGTTATTTAGTTGGTTTTGCACTGGGTGTTTGATAATCTGCACTGGTCACATGGTCTTCCCCACTCCTAGTCCCTGCTGGTAGTAGTTTGTCCCTGGTTTACTCATCCCCTGGCCCGTTCATCAATTGTGTCCCATTGCCTGTCGTGTATTCCTCCATCCCTCATTCCCCCTCTTTTTCCCTTGTTAGGCATTCACCCTCTTTTTCTCCTGGGACACCAACTACTCCCCATCAAGGATCCCCTGGAGTAATTCCACAGTAAAGCTGTGGGATTATTGGTCCTGAGAGGAGAAGAACACTTCCAGTCTTTTGCTTTTATCCTTGTAAAGGCTGCCAGGGGCCTGGACCCTGCACTGGATGGATCAGGCTGGAATGACCCTGGGAGAGAGCAGCCAATTTACAATGAGGTGCACATGTTGCCAGTGCTGGAGCTTGCCAAGGGACCTTTGGATGGTCCCTGAGGACAgttctgtctgtgtgtctgtgtgtctgtggctGTCATGCCCAGCTGAAGCTGTGTTCCCTGTGCTGAGGCTCAGTGCCCCTCtcagctccctgtgccttcctgcagcctctctcctcctgttctcacccactgacacagccctggccaCTTTCCCAACGCTTCCTGTTCCCTCAGCCCCCTGCAGGAAATATTTTCACAGCAGTGCAGTAACAAACCTTGCTGTCCCAGACTGCTGTCTCTGCCCTGGCTTCATCACCAGCATGGGACAATATCTGCCCATTCTCTGTCCTGTCATGAGTAACAGCTGGAAGTAGAAAACTCCTGGAGGTTCCTTCTGGCCTCAATTGTTCCAGGAGTCCATACACTGTGCTTGGGATGTGATAGGAACAGCTAcccctgctccagggaggaGTGCAATCCAAGAGAACAGCTTCAGGAACTTTTACATCTGCTATTGCAAagggttgagttttgtttgtttgttttttttttcttgttttgttttgttttgtggttttttttgtgtgattttttttttttaatagcaaagGGTTCTTGTAAGTTTTTCAGTAATACGAGGATGAAGTAAAGGTGGAGAAGGATTTTGACCCCTCAGTGGAGGGGATTACATTTGACAAGAGAGCAGGTAACAGCTGCTGGTGAATTGGGAGGGAAGTGTGTCACTGGGGAAATGGAATttataaatacaaacaaatAATTCCCAAGTTATTTGTATGTATAATTTTATGAAGAcactttttcattaaaattgaaCAAATAATTAAATCAGGCAGAAAGTGACAAAGACTTTAAATCTTGCTAAGAATTACTGACAGAAAGATTTACTCTGTAAGGGACTTCCCTATTCCGTGGCCTTCTTCACAGCAGAGATACCCACAAAGGAAGACTGATCTGGACCAGTTTGAACTGGTCTGGACCGGTTTGAACTGGACTTAATGCTTATATGTTACACCCTAAGAGACATTGCAAGAATTTTCAGGTCACAGTGTCAGAAACAAGGAAAGACCATCAACAAGGATATTcttgcatatttatttttttccattgcagAATCCACTCCAGAACACCATAAATGTGGTAGTCTTCCACTGTCCTTGACAACATTCAGCCGTCATCCACTGCATGCCTGAGAAGCAGCTAGAAAGGCACTGTTCTTCTACCCTTCCATGCCACAACCATAAACCATCCAGCCTGAGCTGTAAACATGCTAAAGCTTTGGCAGAGTCTTCTGCCtacacagccctgcacagtaGGATAGGGTAGATTTCCTCCTTAGCCAGCCTTGCAAAGCACAGGATTTTGCTGGGACTTGGAGCCATACAGACTCATTGTGCTGATATTCAAAATTTATAAGTGCTGCTGGAAAAAGAGGTACTGTAGATGTAGAAAGAGGAACTGGGACCTGAAACCACAGCAAGGTTGACTCTATTGCTGAATTTGCACATCCTAGAATCGCAAAATGACAGAAAGATTTTGGCTGGGAGAGCCCTTAAACACTATCTAGTTGCAATCTCCTGCCATAAGCAGGGAGAATTTTCctctagaccaggctgctcaaagctgTGTCCAGCCAGGCCTTTGGTGGAGCATCCAcggcttctctgggcaatctgtgccagtTTCTCACACCCCCCACCACAAAAATACTCTTCCAAATGTCCAATTGAAATCTCCCCTCTTTGGTTTCAAAGAGCCCAGTAaaaacctgcagagctgcacgcagtactccaggtgggatctcaccaTAGGGGATTACAGGTGTTGTAGTGAGTTCTGCTAGTTTATTTAGTTGCTCCCCTATTTTCTGTAATtgttcccccattttctgtaataGTTCTGCCCTcaccagtttttcccgccactgtgTTGTCAATTATTCGGCTGCCCTAGTAACTCCCACCACTGTTACTGTCAATCCCTTAAGTTATATAATTTCCCCTCCCCTCATCCCCTTTTAAGTGGACTTGTTTCTCTtacctgggcccagtcaatcacttCTTACTCCTCCTAGTTTGCCAGAATCTTCTCCTCTCGGGGAGGCATGATTGGCTAGGGCTTTGGGGCCCCTCCCTTAGATTGTATCTATTGGTTTTCCCTTAATGTCTATTATCTTAGGTTCACGCCCTTACTTTCCCCTATTGGTCCTCTGTAATCCCCTCTCTTGAATACCTCCCCCTTTATAACCCTGTTGCACACCTTGTTTGGGGTAACTCCCTGGCTGACTCGTTGGGTCCTACAATAAATCTGAAAGTCCCCAGCGAGTGTCCGGACTCTTCTGTCTCGTCTCTTCAGCAGCGAATCCATCTGCCACGAGTGCA contains:
- the LOC141728169 gene encoding epidermal differentiation-specific protein-like isoform X2, which translates into the protein MGKIIVYEHANFQGMSKEFHTNIANLKDADWNDCISSVRVIGHPWVAYQHVDYKGQLLVLEEGDHDFVGKKMNDRISSLQVITENLHNPQITLYEHADYQGKSRIIREATNLTRGHDDNTTSSHKVQKGVWLLCEHGDGSGFQYIAREHEHLPNYKAIKFNDKLSFLRPLRPGCGC
- the LOC141728169 gene encoding epidermal differentiation-specific protein-like isoform X1 — translated: MGKIIIYEHANFKGLSREFTTDISNLKDADWNDIVSSVKVIGQPWVAYEHVDYKGRFLVFEEGEYSFVGKEMNDRISSLQVITESLYNPQITLYEHINYQGKSRIIREANNLAAGYDNDIMSSHKVQRGVWLLCEHSDGSGIQYLALEHEHFPNYKAINFNDELSFLRPLRPGCGC